From Brassica oleracea var. oleracea cultivar TO1000 chromosome C3, BOL, whole genome shotgun sequence, a single genomic window includes:
- the LOC106335441 gene encoding anaphase-promoting complex subunit 1 yields MSPGVRRLTVLGKFKPFGLIAEATDDGKPPDVDVPDSYEYFLFDPHLTGQRDDGDGNEANFSRQREHELFVRHNRIIWTSGSRVLKRFTLSSPIIKACWSHLGPGPEAFLCVLQIGCLTVYSTSGEVVSVPLSRTVISIWPLPFGLLLQQAAEVNQSSHIPFSAATPTLASREMLRQRKEIGNINFHSLVAHDLTSKRDMSSHLILRDPLEEPEPIYLEERGRLNIMKDYDERTIWTSDRLPLMTSYNKGKMQHSVWAAELIESASCSSGVVPDTVFPKRVSFRRIWQAKGAKKAASKVFLATDDAIPVICFLILEQKKLLSVGLQTVEINNEILFDVKPDISWSVSAIAAAPVVVTRSQVKNGLLPHLDIIVLSPENDLVLYSGKQCLCKYVLPSGFGKNLVSGDRESAEKDSGVRDLKITGLSDAVLGCINLSVNHSQIFRCALTGSPSSSLANDCIAAIAEGLRSDLYNLFLSLLWGDDNSGQKGSCVHFEWESFCNIFLGICQKPTDVHLKQPKASSESSWEFLLNSNFHKTYSRFHSGIASNNSLNLEGTVPFGTKTGGGKLPSKSMELMVQSLDCLHAVYESLKMDNLRKQDLHQLAVLLCNIAKFLGEKCYIDHYIRDFPRLSETIRACTTLSSCRKPPNLFRWFENCLRRGSLPTNLDDLPDLIRKDGCSIVSWARKIVSFYSVLFGDKPVGQKLSSGVPCNIAPGSYSSNEELAILAMAGERFGLHQLDLLPSGVSLPLRHALDSCRESPPADWPAIAYVLLGREDMALSVFRNLSSSKEFEMQSDTSLISMSIPYMLHLHPVIVPSSLSESTGMENTKIEDTSSVDGSVIDGMEHIFNSYTQLRYGRDLRLNEVRRLLCSARPVVIQTSANPTISDQEQQQDQLWRIAQRTAVLPLGRGAFTLSTIHTLLTEAFTVPKLVLAGRLPAQQNAIVNLDPNVRNIQELTTWPEFHNAVAAGLRLAPLQGKVSRTWIKYNKPGEPNVVHAGLLFGLGLQGYLHVLNLSDIYQYFTQDHESTTVGLMLGLAASYRRTMQPEIAKALFFHVPARYQASYAEFEIPTLLQSAALVSVGILFEGSAHQQTMQLLLGEIGRRSAGDNVLEREGYAVSAGFSLGLVALGRGGDALGSLDPFVNRLLQYLGAKEGRSLLVPSNEDHRIAAQITDGNTSNVDITAPGAIISLALMYLKTESEVIFSKLSIPQTHYELECVRPDFIMLRVIARNLIMWSRIRPTCDWIQSQVPEVVKNGISHLQDDTYEVDVEALVHAYVNIVAGACISLGLRFAGTRDGNARDLLYNYALYLLNEIKPVSAASGTAFPRGISKFVDKGTLEMCLYLVILSLSVVMAGSGDLQIFRLLRFLRSRNSADGHANYGTQMAVSLATGFLFLGVGMRTFSTSNGSIAMLLITLYPRLPSGPNDNRCHLQAFRHLYVLATEARWLQTIDVDSGLPVYTPIEITVKETELYSETRFCEVTPCILPERAILKRICVCGPRYWPQQVELVPEEKHWWSFGDKSDPFSSGVIHVKRKVGACSYVDDPVGCQSLLSRAMHKVFGLRTLDESNTLASSHRELDSDSVDHLVSTFSSDPSLIAFAQLCCDKSWNDRSDSDFKEFCLQVLFDCISKDRPALLQVYLSLYTTIASMADLLVKTDSNVCDSLSISSLKVALAYNEAVTSGRLASSGGFVQSIFLASLGKRCEEILNCSTELKINLRNYLTSEAWPDDNNSKLQKDTMLLSWYLKWFSVPSPSIIRAAVEKIKSKFKISTSAVPLLRLLLPSTHISAISEIDRVFFPSNVTIAL; encoded by the exons ATGTCTCCAGGGGTTCGACGACTTACTGTCCTCGGAAAGTTCAAACCTTTCGGTCTAATCGCTGAAGCTACTGATGATGGTAAACCTCCGGACGTTGATGTTCCCGATTCCTACGAGTATTTTCTGTTCGATCCTCATCTCACCGGCCAGCGAGATGATGGTGATGGCAATGAAGCCAACTTCTCGCGGCAGAGAGAGCATGAGCTCTTCGTCCGACACAACCG CATAATATGGACAAGCGGTTCACGCGTGCTCAAGCGGTTTACCTTGTCTTCTCCCATCATCAAG GCATGCTGGAGTCACCTTGGTCCAGGACCAGAAGCTTTCCTTTGTGTCTTACAAATTGGTTGTTTAACAGTATACAGCACGTCAG GCGAAGTTGTATCTGTTCCACTTTCACGTACTGTCATATCAATATGGCCTCTACCGTTTGGTCTACTTCTTCAGCAAGCTGCTGAAGTGAATCAATCCTCACATATTCCCTTTTCTGCTGCTACCCCCACTCTTGCTTCCCGTGAGATGCTGCGCCAAAGAAAAGAAATTGGGAATATTAATTTTCATTCCCTAGTGGCGCATGACCTTACTAGCAAAAGAGACATGTCTTCCCATCTGATTCTTAGAGATCCGTTAGAGGAACCTGAG CCAATCTATCTAGAAGAGAGGGGCAGGTTGAACATAATGAAGGACTACGATGAAAGAACAATTTGGACAAGTGACCGTCTTCCCCTTATGACCTCATATAACAAAG GCAAGATGCAACATTCTGTGTGGGCAGCCGAACTTATAGAGTCTGCTTCATGTTCAAGCGGCGTGGTTCCTGATACTGTTTTCCCGAAGCGAGTATCTTTTCGCAGAATATGGCAAGCCAAAGGTGCTAAGAAAGCTGCATCTAAG GTCTTTTTGGCAACTGATGATGCAATCCCAGTAATTTGCTTTCTGATTCTAGAACAAAAGAAGCTGTTATCTGTGGGGCTCCAAACTGTTGAGATCAATAATGAAATTCTGTTTGACGTTAAGCCTGATATAAGCTGGAGTGTCTCTGCAATTGCTGCTGCACCTGTTGTCGTAACACGCTCTCA AGTGAAAAACGGACTGCTTCCACATTTGGATATCATTGTTTTATCTCCAGAAAATGACCTCGTTCTTTAT TCAGGAAAACAATGTCTCTGTAAATATGTACTGCCATCTGGGTTTGGGAAAAATCTCGTTTCTGGTGATAGAGAGTCTGCAGAAAAAGATTCAGGTGTCCGGGACCTGAAGATCACTGGATTGTCTGATGCTGTGTTAGGATGTATCAATTTATCAGTAAATCATTCACAG ATCTTTCGGTGTGCCTTAACTGGTAGCCCTTCATCTTCACTTGCAAATGATTGCATAGCAGCCATAGCTGAGGGATTACGATCAGATTTGTACAATTTATTTCTCTCTCTTCTTTGGGGAGATGATAATTCTGGTCAGAAAGGTTCTTGTGTTCATTTTGAATGGGAATCGTTTTGCAACATTTTTCTGGGGATCTGTCAGAAACCTACTGATGTACATCTGAAGCAACCCAAAGCATCATCAGAGTCCTCCTGGGAGTTTCTTCTCAACAGCAATTTTCATAAGACATACTCTAGGTTTCACAGTGGCATAGCTTCAAACAATTCTTTGAATCTGGAAGGAACTGTCCCGTTTGGTACTAAGACTGGTGGTGGAAAATTACCAAGCAAGTCAATGGAATTGATGGTCCAGAGTTTAGATTGTCTTCATGCAGTATATGAGAGTTTGAAGATGGATAATCTACGGAAACA GGATTTGCATCAGCTAGCTGTTTTATTGTGCAATATTGCCAAGTTCCTGGGTGAGAAGTGTTACATAGATCACTACATACGTGATTTTCCTCGTCTTTCCGAAACTATCCGGGCATGCACAACCCTTTCTTCTTGCAGAAAACCTCCAAATCTGTTCAGATGGTTTGAGAACTGTTTAAGACGTGGATCTTTACCCACAAACCTTGATGACCTCCCAGATTTGATCCGTAAAGATGGTTGCTCCATTGTGAGCTGGGCAAGGAAAATTGTTTCCTTCTACAGTGTGCTATTTGGTGATAAGCCAGTAGGACAAAAACTTTCGTCAGGTGTGCCCTGTAATATTGCTCCAGGATCATATTCCAGTAACGAGGAACTTGCTATCTTAGCTATGGCTGGAGAGAGATTTGGGCTTCATCAGCTGGATTTGCTACCTTCTGGTGTATCTCTCCCTCTGAGACAT GCTCTGGATAGCTGTCGAGAATCTCCTCCGGCTGACTGGCCAGCAATTGCTTATGTGCTTCTTGGTCGAGAAGATATGGCCCTCTCCGTCTTCAGAAATCTGAGCTCATCTAAGGAATTTGAGATGCAGTCAGATACGAGTTTAATATCCATGTCCATACCTTACATGCTGCACTTGCATCCAGTAATTGTCCCATCCTCTTTATCCGAGTCAACTGGCATGGAAAACACTAAGATTGAGGATACAAGTTCCGTGGATGGTTCTGTGATAGATGGAATGGAACATATCTTCAACTCCTATACGCAGTTACGGTATGGACGAGATCTACGGCTGAATGAG GTTCGACGTCTTTTGTGCTCTGCACGACCTGTGGTAATTCAAACGTCTGCTAACCCTACTATATCTGATCAAGAGCAGCAACAG GACCAGCTATGGCGCATAGCACAGAGGACTGCTGTGCTTCCCCTTGGGCGTGGAGCATTCACATTATCTACAATACACACTCTTTTAACTGAG GCGTTTACTGTGCCAAAGCTTGTTTTGGCTGGTCGGCTGCCTGCCCAACAAAATGCCATT GTTAATCTAGATCCAAATGTGAGGAATATCCAAGAACTTACGACGTGGCCAGAGTTTCATAATGCTGTTGCTGCTGGGTTACGACTGGCTCCGCTTCAG GGAAAGGTCTCCAGAACGTGGATTAAATACAATAAACCTGGAGAGCCAAATGTTGTTCATGCTGGACTTCTGTTTGGGCTGGGATTACAGGGATATTTGCATGTGTTAAACCTCAGTGACATATACCAATATTTCACTCAG GACCATGAGAGCACCACGGTAGGTTTGATGCTTGGTCTGGCGGCTTCTTATAGGAGAACAATGCAACCTGAAATCGCAAAG GCTCTCTTTTTCCATGTTCCTGCTCGATACCAAGCTTCATATGCTGAGTTTGAGATACCAACACTTCTGCAG TCTGCAGCTTTAGTCTCTGTTGGCATTCTATTTGAAGGATCAGCACACCAGCAGACAATGCAATTACTTCTG GGTGAAATTGGCCGCAGAAGTGCAGGGGACAATGTTCTTGAAAGGGAGGGTTATGCTGTATCTGCAGGATTCTCACTTGGCCTTGTTGCTTTGG GCCGTGGAGGTGATGCGCTCGGTTCGCTGGACCCCTTTGTCAATCGCTTACTCCAGTATTTGGGAGCAAAAGAG GGAAGATCTCTCCTTGTACCATCAAACGAAGATCACCGAATTGCAGCACAG ATAACAGACGGAAACACTTCCAATGTTGATATAACTGCACCTGGAGCGATAATTTCTCTCGCATTAATGTATCTTAAG ACAGAATCAGAGGTCATTTTCTCAAAGCTCTCTATTCCACAAACCCATTATGAGTTGGAGTGCGTAAGGCCTGATTTCATAATGCTCCGTGTCATTGCTCGGAACTTGATAATGTGGAGCAG GATCCGTCCTACATGTGATTGGATTCAGTCCCAAGTTCCTGAAGTTGTCAAAAATGGTATCAGCCACCTCCAAGATGATACGTATGAGGTGGATGTTGAAGCCCTTGTGCACGCATATGTCAATATAGTGGCCGGGGCCTGCATCTCACTTG GGCTGAGATTTGCTGGTACACGAGATGGAAATGCTCGTGACTTGCTTTACAACTACGCTCTCTATCTTCTGAATGAG ATCAAACCTGTTTCTGCTGCTTCTGGAACTGCATTTCCGAGGGGAATATCTAAATTTGTTGATAAGGGAACGCTTGAAATGTGTCTTTATCTTGTCATTCTTTCACTTTCAGTG GTTATGGCGGGATCAGGGGACTTGCAAATATTTCGGTTGTTGAGGTTTCTCCGCAGCCGAAACTCTGCTGATGGACATGCTAACTACGGCACTCAAATGGCG GTGAGCTTAGCAACAGGTTTCTTGTTTCTTGGGGTTGGCATGCGAACATTTTCAACTAGTAATGGCTCAATTGCAATGTTGCTCATCACTCTCTATCCACGGTTGCCTTCTGGACCAAATGACAATCGTTGTCACCTCCAG GCTTTCAGGCATTTATATGTCCTTGCAACAGAGGCTCGTTGGCTGCAGACTATTGATGTTGATTCCGGCCTGCCTGTATATACTCCTATAGAAATCACAGTAAAAGAGACAGAACTTTATTCAGAAACAAGATTTTGTGAGGTTACCCCATGCATTCTACCAGAGCGTGCTATT CTAAAGAGAATTTGTGTATGTGGTCCTCGATACTGGCCCCAACAAGTTGAGCTTGTCCCAGAAG AGAAACATTGGTGGAGCTTTGGTGACAAGAGTGATCCCTTCAGTTCTGGCGTTATACATGTCAAAAGGAAAGTAGGGGCTTGTTCATATGTTGATGATCCAGTTGGATGTCAGTCACTCCTTTCACGAGCAATGCATAAG GTTTTTGGTTTAAGAACTCTGGACGAATCTAACACGCTTGCTAGTAGTCATAGAGAACTGGATTCTGATAGCGTTGATCACTTGGTCAGCACTTTCTCATCTGATCCAAGCCTAATAGCCTTTGCACAGTTGTGCTGTGACAAATCTTGGAATGACAG ATCTGATTCTGATTTCAAGGAGTTCTGTCTGCAAGTGTTGTTTGACTGTATAAGCAAGGATAGACCAGCTCTTTTGCAG GTTTATTTATCTTTGTATACAACCATTGCTTCAATGGCTGATCTGCTAGTCAAAACCGATAGTAATGTGTGTGATTCACTTTCCATCTCAAGCCTCAAG GTTGCTCTTGCCTACAACGAAGCGGTAACAAGTGGAAGATTGGCCTCTTCAGGTGGCTTTGTTCAATCCATCTTCTTAGCATCACTGGGGAAACGGTGTGAAGAGATACTAAATTGCTCAACCGAGCTCAAGATTAACTTGAGGAACTATTTGACCTCGGAAGCATGGCCTGATGATAATAACTCTAAGCTGCAGAAAGATACAATGCTTCTCTCGTGGTATTTAAAATGGTTCAGTGTACCGTCTCCATCGATCATCAGAGCAGCAGTGGAAAAGATCAAATCCAAGTTCAAGATCTCAACTTCGGCAGTACCTTTGTTACGATTGTTGTTACCAAGTACGCATATTAGTGCCATTAGTGAGATTGATAGGGTCTTTTTCCCATCAAATGTAACAATTGCATTGTGA
- the LOC106329612 gene encoding putative F-box protein At3g22650 — MASSNPSWSLLPFDLVENILYKVPVESLVRFKSTCKQWCALLNDKRFIYKHLDLSREGLIRVHDRKSCQFINLETLSLSSLQGPSYIYSMTHCDGLLLCEFKSDDKDRKFAVWNPFLSRVKWIKPSSSYSEYWDICGFGYDNVSRDNYKILRFCKMSGCEEVEIYDFKTQLWRSVDYSCAYYWCPSCDKAVSMDGNMYWFSDRKNTDKSIPDFFIQCFDFSKEIFEETCCLPFVNRDDDWLLSGSRGDSLSLLSKDKYGKIQLWVTNNLTDEIASWSKYFNVTPPFLTIIFHGYFNTTFFIHKTNRIMLWCEEEDVQNKDIYVNVYEIGEGVVEKQVET; from the coding sequence ATGGCTTCTTCAAACCCTTCCTGGTCGCTTCTGCCTTTTGACTTGGTAGAAAATATACTTTACAAGGTTCCGGTCGAATCTTTGGTACGATTCAAGTCCACATGCAAGCAATGGTGTGCTCTTTTAAATGACAAGAGATTCATCTACAAACATTTGGATCTCTCCCGGGAAGGACTCATCCGAGTCCATGATCGTAAGTCGTGTCAATTCATCAATCTTGAGACCTTATCCCTTTCAAGTCTACAAGGTCCATCTTATATTTATTCAATGACTCATTGCGACGGATTATTGCTATGTGAATTTAAATCTGATGATAAAGATAGAAAGTTCGCAGTTTGGAATCCGTTTTTGAGTCGAGTCAAGTGGATCAAACCCTCGAGTTCTTACAGCGAGTATTGGGATATATGCGGTTTTGGATACGACAATGTATCTCGAGACAACTACAAGATCTTGAGGTTTTGTAAAATGTCAGGATGTGAAGAGGTTGAGATATATGATTTCAAAACTCAACTCTGGAGAAGTGTTGATTACTCTTGTGCGTATTATTGGTGTCCATCGTGTGACAAAGCTGTGTCTATGGATGGAAACATGTATTGGTTTTCTGATAGAAAGAATACTGATAAATCCATACCTGACTTCTTCATCCAGTGTTTTGATTTCTCCAAAGAGATATTCGAAGAAACATGTTGTCTTCCCTTTGTAAATCGTGATGATGATTGGCTTTTATCAGGTTCCAGAGGAGATAGTCTTTCTTTGTTATCAAAAGATAAATATGGGAAGATTCAGTTGTGGGTAACAAACAATCTGACTGATGAGATTGCCTCGTGGAGCAAGTATTTTAATGTGACTCCCCCATTTCTCACGATAATATTCCATGGGTATTTCAATACGACGTTCTTCATCCACAAGACCAATAGGATCATGTTATGGTGCGAGGAAGAAGATGTCCAAAATAAAGATATATACGTCAACGTTTACGAAATAGGTGAGGGTGTGGTCGAGAAACAAGTTGAGACATGA
- the LOC106329613 gene encoding uncharacterized protein LOC106329613 → MENAPAQAVNVHPMQTRAKAGVHKPNARYALLAPKYSVALPKNITEAMKHPGWNDDVSEEMRIIHMLNTWTLVPPTEDMNILSNRWVHTVKLNPDGAVKKLRSRLVAKGCAQEEGLDYLETFSPVVCTATIWLMLNIATTKAWTIKQLDVSSAFLHGELQEPVYMKQPTGFVDPEKPDYVCKLTKALYGLKQAPRAWFDTFSNYLLDFGFVCSTSDPSLFTYNLHDRFMVLLLYVDDILLTGSEESLLEELVKSLSNRFSMKDMGRPSYVLGIEMETHSEALLKRILRYLKGTLRYDLHIKKNDNMTLMAYCDSDWGGFSWSAKRQDSVSRSSTEAEYRALAETAQEVTWISQLLRDLNISQDSATLMLCDNLSAVYLTTNPVLHKKSKHFDRDWHYIREQVALGLIETQHIPAELQIADIFTKALPRKAFISLRSKHGVEETPTQSLRGDVSVKAQKAQHITNEEVHLHQRSSSLQMVLSSCRTEELGTISTQLRLIHNSFAPLLTSSVS, encoded by the exons ATGGAAAACGCTCCAGCTCAAGCAGTAAATGTGCATCCAATGCAAACTCGAGCTAAAGCAGGTGTGCATAAACCTAATGCTAGGTATGCTCTTCTTGCACCGAAGTACTCGGTTGCTCTTCCGAAAAATATTACAGAAGCTATGAAACATCCAGGGTGGAATGATGATGTGTCTGAAGAGATGAGGATTATTCATATGTTGAATACTTGGACATTGGTTCCACCTACGGAAGACATGAACATCTTGAGTAATAGATGGGTGCACACAGTGAAGCTGAACCCTGATGGTGCTGTCAAGAAGCTTCGTTCTAGACTGGTAGCAAAAGGATGTGCACAAGAAGAGGGCTTGGATTACCTGGAGACATTCAGTCCGGTGGTGTGCACTGCAACTATATGGTTAATGCTGAATATTGCTACAACCAAAGCCTGGACAATCAAACAATTAGACGTTTCTAGTGCATTTCTTCATGGAGAACTGCAAGAGCCAGTGTATATGAAGCAACCAACAGGGTTTGTAGATCCTGAGAAACCAGATTATGTGTGTAAACTCACCAAAGCGTTATATGGTCTCAAGCAGGCGCCAAGAGCGTGGTTTGATACCTTCAGTAACTATCTGCTTGACTTTGGTTTTGTGTGCAGCACGTCTGATCCATCTTTATTTACTTACAATCTACATGACAGATTCATGGTGCTTCTACTCTATGTCGATGATATTCTTCTCACGGGTAGTGAAGAGAGTCTTCTTGAAGAGTTGGTGAAATCTTTGTCTAATCGTTTCTCTATGAAAGACATGGGAAGACCTTCATATGTTTTGGGCATAGAGATGGAGACGCACTCAGAAG CGTTGTTGAAGCGAATACTCAGATACTTGAAGGGAACACTGAGGTATGACCTGCACATCAAGAAGAATGACAATATGACACTCATGGCGTATTGTGACAGTGACTGGGGAGGCT TCTCTTGGTCAGCTAAAAGACAGGACTCGGTGTCTCGTTCATCCACGGAGGCTGAATATAGAGCCTTGGCAGAAACAGCTCAGGAAGTGACTTGGATATCTCAACTGTTGCGTGATCTAAACATCTCTCAAGACTCTGCCACGTTGATGCTTTGTGATAACCTCTCAGCTGTTTATCTTACCACGAACCCTGTTCTGCATAAGAAATCGAAGCACTTTGATCGAGACTGGCATTATATAAGAGAACAAGTGGCTCTGGGCTTGATTGAAACACAACATATTCCAGCTGAGCTTCAGATAGCAGACATCTTTACCAAAGCGTTACCGAGAAAAGCGTTTATAAGCTTGAGAAGCAAACATGGTGTTGAAGAAACTCCCACGCAAAGTTTGAGGGGGGATGTTAGTGTAAAGGCCCAGAAGGCCCAGCACATTACGAATGAGGAAGTTCATCTTCATCAACGGTCATCTTCATTACAAATGGTTTTGTCGTCTTGTAGAACAGAGGAGCTCGGTACGATCTCAACACAGCTGCGCCTTATCCACAACTCCTTTGCTCCTCTCTTAACGTCTAGTGTTAGCTAG